In Candidatus Methylomirabilota bacterium, the following proteins share a genomic window:
- a CDS encoding ABC transporter ATP-binding protein, with translation MGLLLDVRSLTTQFLTGAGTVRAVDGVSWDVNEGETVALVGESGCGKSVSALSIMRLVAAPAGRIVGGQVLFKGRDLLTLNEEEMRRVRGREIAMIFQEPMTSLNPVLTIERQLTEGLEIHLGMAAAEARRRAVELLAMVGIPDAQRRLSQYPHQFSGGMRQRMMIAMALACSPSLVLADEPTTALDVTIQAQILELLRALRQDFGMSIILITHDLGVVAEFVDEVVVMYAGQAVESAPVADIFASPAHPYTRGLLRSIPSRREAGAKRLPTIAGMVPDLAQLPIGCRFQDRCSEVFERCREEVPPLVDVARERWSRCFLSQKAAA, from the coding sequence GTGGGGCTCCTGCTCGACGTCCGATCGCTGACGACGCAGTTCCTCACCGGCGCCGGCACCGTGCGTGCCGTCGACGGCGTCTCCTGGGACGTCAACGAGGGCGAAACGGTCGCGCTGGTCGGCGAATCGGGGTGCGGCAAGAGCGTTTCGGCCCTCAGCATCATGCGGCTGGTGGCGGCCCCGGCCGGACGCATCGTCGGCGGGCAGGTGCTGTTCAAGGGCCGCGATCTCTTGACGCTGAACGAGGAGGAGATGCGGCGGGTGCGCGGCCGGGAGATCGCCATGATCTTCCAGGAGCCGATGACGTCGCTGAACCCCGTCCTGACCATCGAGCGCCAGCTCACCGAGGGGCTCGAGATCCATCTGGGCATGGCTGCCGCCGAGGCCCGGCGGCGGGCGGTGGAGCTGCTGGCGATGGTCGGCATCCCCGACGCCCAGCGGCGGCTCTCGCAGTATCCCCATCAGTTCAGCGGCGGCATGCGCCAGCGCATGATGATCGCCATGGCTCTGGCCTGCAGCCCCTCCCTGGTGCTGGCCGACGAGCCGACGACCGCGCTCGACGTGACGATCCAGGCGCAGATCCTCGAGCTCTTGCGCGCGCTCCGCCAGGACTTCGGCATGAGCATCATCCTCATCACGCACGACCTCGGCGTCGTCGCGGAGTTCGTCGACGAGGTCGTCGTGATGTACGCAGGGCAAGCCGTCGAGTCGGCTCCCGTCGCCGACATCTTCGCGTCGCCGGCCCACCCGTACACGCGTGGGCTCCTCCGCTCGATCCCGTCGCGCCGCGAGGCCGGCGCGAAGCGGCTGCCGACGATCGCCGGGATGGTCCCCGATCTCGCCCAACTCCCGATTGGCTGCCGCTTCCAGGACCGCTGCTCCGAGGTGTTCGAGCGCTGCCGCGAGGAAGTCCCCCCGCTGGTCGACGTCGCCCGCGAAAGGTGGTCGCGCTGCTTCTTGTCGCAGAAGGCGGCCGCATGA